One Novipirellula galeiformis genomic region harbors:
- a CDS encoding MFS transporter, whose product MANAILQQPLTRQPAAFSLNASLWAVRGLFCLNGFLYATWATRIPAIQSQFQLSNGSLGLALMVVATGAVVAMPSAGWLCSRVGSRRIVALSLVLYLLGLPTISVMLNLGSLIAALFVFGVGHGMLDVSMNLQALEVERRLKKQVNSSIHALWSMGGLAGALAGSLIAIGGLDVRWHFGIVATALALASVPIVSRLLADRAGRDHGFHDEKTRPCKPNTDCEIRGESEPQQRSREDHERAPRGVTILLGVIAFCVMASEGAMADWSAVLLHQSLGIGEGVAAMGYATFAIAMAIGRFAGDSLSARLGPTKQVRISALIAMAGVLIVVTSTQLFVALAGFTLIGAGLATIVPAVFSACGRLPGNSPGVALATVSTIGYFGFLLGPPLIGFLSEWVSLRVALSTLAGTMMLTMALASATSSQRK is encoded by the coding sequence ATGGCAAACGCAATACTCCAGCAACCACTGACTCGTCAGCCCGCTGCGTTTTCCTTGAACGCGTCGCTATGGGCGGTGCGTGGACTGTTCTGCTTAAATGGTTTTCTGTATGCAACCTGGGCGACCCGGATACCTGCGATTCAGTCGCAGTTCCAACTTTCCAATGGAAGTCTGGGCCTAGCTCTGATGGTCGTGGCGACAGGAGCGGTGGTGGCGATGCCCAGTGCGGGTTGGCTTTGCTCCCGTGTCGGTAGTCGTCGGATCGTTGCCCTCAGCCTCGTACTGTACCTATTGGGGCTGCCAACGATCTCAGTGATGCTCAACCTGGGTTCGTTGATCGCGGCGTTATTCGTATTCGGTGTCGGCCATGGCATGCTCGATGTTTCCATGAATTTGCAAGCGTTGGAGGTCGAGCGTCGATTGAAAAAGCAGGTCAATTCGTCGATTCACGCTTTGTGGAGCATGGGCGGACTGGCCGGCGCCTTGGCGGGAAGTCTGATTGCGATTGGAGGCTTGGACGTTCGTTGGCACTTTGGAATCGTGGCTACCGCGTTGGCATTGGCGAGCGTCCCCATTGTCTCTCGGCTGTTAGCCGACCGAGCCGGTCGCGACCACGGTTTCCACGACGAAAAGACGCGACCGTGCAAGCCCAACACGGATTGCGAAATCCGCGGGGAGTCCGAGCCTCAGCAACGCAGCCGAGAGGACCACGAGCGTGCGCCGCGCGGGGTGACGATTCTGCTCGGCGTGATCGCGTTCTGCGTGATGGCCAGCGAAGGAGCCATGGCCGATTGGAGCGCGGTGCTCTTGCATCAATCGCTTGGCATCGGCGAAGGGGTCGCAGCAATGGGGTACGCAACATTCGCGATTGCAATGGCGATCGGTCGCTTCGCCGGAGATAGCTTATCCGCGAGATTGGGCCCCACTAAACAAGTGCGCATCAGTGCCCTGATCGCGATGGCCGGAGTCCTAATCGTGGTAACATCCACTCAGCTTTTCGTGGCGCTCGCTGGCTTCACTCTAATCGGTGCGGGTTTGGCGACGATTGTTCCCGCCGTCTTCAGCGCTTGCGGCAGACTACCAGGCAATTCACCCGGCGTCGCGCTGGCGACGGTTTCCACGATCGGGTACTTTGGCTTTTTGCTTGGACCGCCGCTGATCGGCTTCCTTTCCGAGTGGGTCAGTCTGCGTGTGGCACTCAGCACGCTGGCGGGAACCATGATGCTCACCATGGCCCTAGCTTCGGCAACTAGCTCGCAACGTAAATAG
- a CDS encoding HAD-IB family phosphatase translates to MHQTFSAHSSVNPTSSFDDLNDLNSPSRRKHYLIASDFDQTLSFNDTGVELSEMLGLSDFESKVSGLANSHLVQQGGELTYLLLHDPDYRQVRRDHLWEAGKRIRLKKNLAPLMELLQQGIDGHRFTFYVVSASPEEVVRSALEGIVPPERILGTRLNYHPETGEITSVSKLTAGYGKVTVMDELQEQLGIPWDRIVYVGDGSSDVHVMLHVNRCDGYTIAVSENKHLAPIARRTVLSDNAFSVLIPMLEDVIGWTDRAKVRELFDKHGLDVQGWEKTQVDRMAIVPAKLESQGLQREYC, encoded by the coding sequence ATGCACCAAACGTTCTCGGCTCATAGTTCAGTCAACCCGACGAGTTCCTTCGACGATCTCAATGATCTGAACTCGCCGTCGCGCAGAAAGCACTACCTGATCGCCAGCGACTTCGATCAAACGCTCAGCTTCAACGATACCGGAGTCGAGCTCAGCGAGATGCTGGGATTGTCTGACTTTGAATCAAAAGTCAGCGGACTGGCCAACTCGCATCTCGTCCAGCAGGGTGGCGAGTTGACCTACCTCTTGCTGCACGATCCCGACTATCGACAAGTCCGCCGCGATCATCTTTGGGAAGCAGGGAAGCGGATTCGTCTGAAGAAGAATCTGGCTCCGCTGATGGAGTTGCTACAACAAGGGATCGATGGTCACCGCTTCACGTTCTATGTGGTCTCCGCGTCGCCCGAAGAGGTGGTGCGTTCGGCGCTTGAAGGCATCGTGCCACCGGAGCGGATTTTGGGAACTCGACTGAACTATCACCCCGAGACGGGTGAAATCACCTCGGTGTCGAAGTTGACGGCTGGTTACGGAAAGGTGACGGTGATGGACGAGCTGCAAGAACAGCTCGGTATTCCGTGGGACCGAATCGTTTACGTTGGCGATGGCAGCTCCGACGTGCACGTGATGTTGCACGTCAACCGCTGTGACGGCTATACGATCGCCGTATCAGAGAACAAACACCTCGCTCCGATCGCACGTCGCACGGTGCTTAGCGACAACGCGTTCAGTGTGCTAATTCCGATGCTCGAAGACGTCATCGGTTGGACGGATCGAGCAAAAGTGCGAGAGCTGTTCGACAAACATGGTCTCGATGTCCAGGGCTGGGAGAAGACGCAAGTCGACCGAATGGCGATCGTCCCCGCCAAACTGGAATCACAGGGGCTGCAAAGGGAATATTGCTGA
- a CDS encoding GntR family transcriptional regulator has product MAAPKYKQIAQELMAEITSGHYQPTGRLPSEAQLVKRFDVSRPTAAMALRMLQDQGLIVRRAGSGTFVRQQSVAVDNGQRKIGLLVPEINETEILEAICGDLARLARLHDFSLLWCAGIDDESGERSPRATSLPSTSDPATSQSSEESSPSANALSDSSEDLDPIRVASKICKPFLDQSVSGVFFAPFEHHEKSRELNLRITDLLRQAGVSIVLLDHDIHPFPTRSEFDLVGINNLASGYVAATHLLKLGCKRLCFLAPPLAAPTITHRIAGAREGAFTHEDQLAEFQVHRLQPDNDAAIKPIAESSDAIICSNDRVAATLMQTLARLGIAVPSDIRLVGFDDVNYAQLLTVPLTTIHQPCRDIAVVAFRAMLDSIEKIVVPARHYLLPGQLVVRESCGAYQKR; this is encoded by the coding sequence ATGGCTGCTCCGAAGTACAAGCAAATTGCTCAGGAATTGATGGCGGAGATTACATCCGGTCATTATCAACCGACTGGGCGATTACCTAGCGAAGCGCAACTTGTAAAGCGGTTTGATGTCTCTCGGCCGACGGCGGCGATGGCGCTGCGGATGCTGCAAGATCAAGGCTTAATCGTACGTCGTGCCGGATCGGGAACCTTCGTGCGGCAACAATCCGTTGCCGTTGACAACGGGCAACGAAAAATTGGGTTGCTGGTACCGGAGATTAACGAGACCGAGATTCTCGAAGCGATTTGTGGTGACTTAGCTCGCTTGGCTCGATTGCACGACTTCAGCCTGTTGTGGTGCGCAGGAATCGATGATGAGTCTGGCGAGAGGTCGCCCCGAGCGACAAGTTTGCCCAGTACAAGCGACCCGGCGACATCGCAATCTAGCGAAGAGAGTTCCCCTTCCGCAAACGCCCTGTCGGACAGCAGCGAGGACCTTGACCCGATCCGAGTGGCCAGCAAGATTTGCAAACCCTTTCTTGATCAAAGTGTCAGCGGAGTGTTTTTTGCTCCTTTCGAACATCATGAGAAGAGTCGTGAGTTGAACCTTCGGATCACCGACCTGCTGCGCCAGGCTGGGGTTTCGATTGTCTTGCTTGATCATGACATTCACCCCTTTCCGACTCGCAGCGAATTCGACTTGGTGGGAATCAATAATCTTGCCAGCGGTTACGTCGCAGCGACCCACTTGCTGAAGCTCGGGTGCAAGCGGCTATGCTTCCTCGCGCCGCCGTTGGCGGCACCGACCATTACTCATCGAATTGCTGGAGCGCGAGAAGGGGCGTTTACGCATGAAGATCAACTTGCGGAGTTCCAAGTCCATCGTCTGCAACCCGATAACGACGCAGCGATAAAGCCGATCGCGGAATCGTCGGACGCAATCATTTGTTCGAACGACCGCGTGGCAGCGACATTGATGCAAACACTCGCGAGGCTCGGTATCGCAGTGCCTTCGGACATCCGGTTGGTTGGATTTGACGACGTCAACTACGCCCAACTGCTGACCGTGCCGTTAACCACCATCCATCAACCGTGTCGTGACATTGCGGTGGTTGCTTTCCGAGCGATGCTCGACAGCATTGAAAAGATCGTTGTGCCCGCGCGGCATTACCTGTTGCCCGGCCAATTGGTCGTACGGGAATCTTGTGGTGCTTATCAAAAACGCTAA
- a CDS encoding metallophosphoesterase → MRAQTYLKSILFIVATITLMANATAEDELSSKVEPRFTQAANRTFKAFNPEQEQTWQRPFFFMQLADTQYGMFSGNKGFDQEVALVEQAVKHINRLRPRFVIVCGDLTNATPNHARYQAQVSQFQQDFSNVDPEIPLVCVCGNHDIGNRPTRESIASYQQNFGDDYFSFWVGGVCNVVLNSSVLKDPSGAPEVLAAQQTWLDAQLQNAKAAKAKHILLFQHHPLFLSQEDEPDEYFNIPLVRRTPLLEQLKQADVRAMFAGHYHRNAYGRAGAMEMITTGPVGRPLGKDPSGFRIVIVDETKIQHQYWAMDNVPEKIELPESSVAP, encoded by the coding sequence ATGCGAGCGCAAACCTACTTAAAATCAATCCTGTTCATTGTCGCAACGATTACATTGATGGCCAACGCAACCGCGGAGGACGAGCTCTCCAGCAAGGTGGAGCCACGTTTCACGCAGGCGGCCAATCGAACGTTCAAGGCTTTTAATCCAGAACAAGAACAGACGTGGCAACGCCCCTTCTTCTTTATGCAACTTGCCGACACTCAATACGGCATGTTCAGCGGAAACAAGGGCTTCGACCAAGAAGTCGCTCTCGTTGAGCAGGCTGTAAAACATATCAATCGACTGCGGCCTCGGTTTGTGATCGTGTGTGGTGATCTGACGAATGCCACTCCGAATCACGCTCGTTATCAAGCTCAGGTTTCCCAGTTTCAGCAAGATTTCTCTAACGTGGACCCCGAGATCCCGCTCGTCTGCGTGTGCGGTAACCACGACATTGGCAATCGACCGACTCGCGAATCGATCGCCAGCTATCAGCAGAACTTTGGGGACGACTACTTTTCATTCTGGGTTGGAGGCGTCTGCAATGTCGTCCTGAATTCCAGCGTTCTGAAAGATCCGAGTGGGGCCCCGGAAGTGCTCGCCGCTCAGCAAACATGGCTCGACGCACAACTCCAAAATGCCAAGGCCGCCAAGGCCAAGCATATCTTGTTATTCCAGCATCACCCGCTGTTTCTATCGCAAGAAGATGAACCCGATGAATACTTCAACATTCCGCTCGTACGCAGAACGCCCCTCTTGGAACAACTGAAGCAAGCGGATGTCCGAGCCATGTTCGCGGGCCATTACCACCGCAACGCCTACGGTCGCGCCGGGGCGATGGAGATGATCACGACCGGCCCCGTTGGGCGACCGCTGGGCAAAGACCCTTCCGGTTTTCGCATCGTGATCGTGGATGAAACGAAGATCCAACACCAGTACTGGGCGATGGACAACGTCCCCGAGAAAATCGAATTGCCTGAATCGTCCGTCGCGCCTTAA
- a CDS encoding MFS transporter — MSSPAVPEVPREAPPSTPEESFHPNPDVEQTAVTVLASLSVAHMLNDIIQSLIPATYPLLRDSLKLSYGDIGLITFAFQLTASLLQPVVGLYTDRKPKPYSLAIGMSMTLIGLLLFSQSQTLATLMASAALIGTGSSIFHPEASRMAHMAAGGRHGFAQSLFQVGGNFGTSLGPLLAAAIIFPYGQGSIAWFALIALLGIAVLTKVGAWYTAKLASCVAKGNTSKPQRHAYLNRRQVGGAIGVLVALVLSKYIYLVCFTSYYALYMESKFDISKQQSQLCSFAFLFAVAVGTFAGGPLGDRFGRKVVIWFSILGVAPFALALPHASLVGTIVLTVFIGMILASAFSAILVFAQELLPGRVGTVAGLFFGFAFGISAIAAAVLGEWADRTSLEHVFHGCAYLPLMGIIAAFLPKLERPAT; from the coding sequence ATGAGTAGCCCCGCCGTTCCCGAAGTCCCCCGTGAGGCTCCTCCATCGACGCCCGAGGAGTCTTTCCATCCCAATCCTGACGTCGAACAGACCGCCGTGACGGTGCTGGCGTCGCTTAGCGTCGCTCACATGCTGAACGACATCATCCAGTCGTTGATCCCCGCAACTTATCCACTGCTACGTGACTCGCTGAAACTCAGCTATGGCGACATCGGTCTGATCACGTTCGCGTTCCAACTCACCGCGTCGCTGCTGCAACCGGTCGTGGGACTGTATACCGATCGCAAGCCGAAGCCCTATTCGCTGGCGATCGGGATGAGCATGACCCTCATTGGATTGCTGTTGTTTTCTCAGTCGCAAACGCTGGCGACGTTAATGGCGTCGGCTGCGCTGATCGGCACGGGTTCCAGCATCTTCCACCCCGAGGCATCGCGAATGGCCCATATGGCCGCGGGGGGGCGACATGGGTTTGCGCAGTCGCTGTTCCAGGTCGGCGGCAACTTTGGCACGTCGCTGGGGCCGTTATTGGCAGCCGCGATCATCTTTCCTTATGGGCAAGGCTCGATCGCTTGGTTTGCGTTGATCGCGCTCTTAGGGATCGCCGTTTTAACGAAAGTCGGAGCGTGGTATACCGCCAAGCTGGCCAGTTGCGTGGCAAAGGGAAATACGTCCAAGCCACAGCGGCACGCCTACCTTAACCGCCGCCAAGTCGGTGGCGCGATCGGGGTGCTAGTGGCGTTAGTGTTGTCGAAATACATCTACTTGGTGTGCTTCACCAGCTACTACGCCCTTTATATGGAGTCAAAGTTCGACATCAGCAAGCAGCAGTCGCAGTTGTGTTCGTTTGCTTTCCTGTTCGCCGTCGCGGTGGGCACGTTTGCGGGCGGGCCATTAGGAGATCGCTTTGGGCGGAAGGTTGTGATTTGGTTTTCGATCTTAGGCGTGGCGCCGTTCGCGTTAGCGTTGCCGCACGCGAGTTTGGTTGGGACGATCGTGCTGACAGTCTTTATCGGGATGATCCTGGCGTCGGCCTTCTCGGCAATCCTGGTATTCGCCCAAGAGTTGCTGCCAGGCCGGGTGGGCACCGTGGCGGGATTGTTCTTCGGCTTCGCGTTTGGGATCAGTGCGATCGCCGCTGCGGTGCTCGGCGAGTGGGCCGATCGGACGAGTCTGGAGCACGTCTTTCATGGCTGTGCCTACCTGCCGTTGATGGGCATCATCGCCGCATTCTTGCCCAAGCTAGAACGACCGGCGACGTGA